From a region of the Pristis pectinata isolate sPriPec2 chromosome 2, sPriPec2.1.pri, whole genome shotgun sequence genome:
- the LOC127586447 gene encoding UPF0729 protein C18orf32 homolog yields the protein MVCIPCIVIPVLLWVYKKFLEPILYPFISPFISRLWPKQAVKGEISTPKTEAHNGTFKSDHASKGDGNSINKAANGINTQGSSDASDKKTD from the exons ATGGTCTGCATTCCTTGCATCGTCATTCCAGTCCTATTGTGGGTTTACAAGAAGTTCTTGGAGCCTATTTTGTATCCATTCATTTCTCCATTTATTTCCCGACTGTGGCCTAAACAAGCTGTGAAAGGAGAAATCTCCACACCAAAAACTGAAGCACATAATGGAACATTCAAG TCTGACCATGCATCAAAGGGAGATGGGAACTCCATTAACAAAGCTGCAAATGGCATCAACACACAAGGATCATCAGATGCTTCAGACAAAAAGACTGATTAA